One genomic segment of Burkholderiaceae bacterium includes these proteins:
- a CDS encoding tartrate dehydrogenase — MSTTRTHRIAVIPGDGIGQEVMPEALRVLQAVQRRFGVALELTPIAWASCDWYARTGQMMPDDWKAQLQGMDALLFGAVGWPAIAPDHVSLWGSLLKFRREFDQYINLRPVRLFEGVPCPLAGKKAGDIDFLVVRENTEGEYTNLGGVMYAGTEREIVVQETVMSAFGTDRVLKFAFEQAAARPRRKLDVATKSNGIAISMPWWDGRADAMAARYPQVAVQKHHIDILSARFVLQPERFDVVVASNLFGDILSDLGPACTGTIGLAPSANLNPERTFPSLFEPVHGSAPDIFGQGIANPVAMIWSAALMLQFLGESAAHDAIVRAIETVLRQGPRTRDLGGTASTAEMGQAIAALI; from the coding sequence ATGAGCACCACGCGCACGCACCGCATTGCCGTCATCCCGGGCGACGGCATCGGCCAGGAGGTCATGCCCGAGGCCCTGCGCGTGCTGCAGGCCGTGCAGCGGCGCTTCGGCGTGGCGCTGGAGCTGACGCCCATCGCCTGGGCCAGTTGCGACTGGTACGCCAGGACCGGCCAGATGATGCCGGACGACTGGAAGGCGCAGCTGCAGGGCATGGACGCGCTGCTGTTTGGCGCCGTCGGCTGGCCGGCCATCGCGCCCGACCACGTGTCGCTGTGGGGCAGCCTGCTGAAGTTCCGGCGCGAGTTCGACCAGTACATCAACCTGCGCCCGGTGCGCCTGTTCGAGGGCGTGCCCTGCCCGCTGGCTGGCAAGAAGGCCGGCGACATCGACTTCCTGGTGGTGCGCGAGAACACCGAGGGCGAATACACCAACCTGGGCGGCGTGATGTACGCCGGCACCGAGCGCGAGATCGTGGTGCAGGAGACGGTGATGAGCGCCTTCGGCACCGACCGCGTGCTCAAGTTCGCCTTCGAGCAGGCCGCCGCGCGCCCGCGCCGCAAGCTGGACGTGGCCACCAAGAGCAACGGCATCGCCATCAGCATGCCCTGGTGGGACGGCCGCGCCGACGCCATGGCCGCGCGCTACCCGCAGGTGGCCGTGCAAAAGCACCACATCGACATCCTCAGCGCCCGCTTCGTGCTGCAGCCCGAACGCTTCGACGTGGTGGTGGCCAGCAACCTGTTCGGCGACATCCTCTCCGACCTGGGCCCGGCCTGCACCGGCACCATCGGCCTGGCGCCTTCGGCCAACCTCAACCCCGAGCGCACGTTTCCCAGCCTGTTCGAGCCGGTGCACGGCTCGGCGCCCGACATCTTCGGTCAGGGCATCGCCAACCCGGTGGCCATGATCTGGTCGGCCGCGCTGATGCTGCAGTTTCTGGGCGAATCAGCGGCGCACGACGCCATCGTGCGCGCCATCGAGACCGTGCTGCGCCAGGGCCCGCGCACGCGCGATCTGGGCGGCACCGCCAGCACCGCCGAGATGGGTCAGGCCATCGCGGCGCTGATCTGA
- the cobA gene encoding uroporphyrinogen-III C-methyltransferase: MTLPVPRPQPGSCTLVGAGPGDPQLLTLQALKAIQAATLLLIDDLVSEAVVALAPAGARTVPVGKRGGGLSTPQAFIEKLMIKAVHRGEHVVRLKGGDPFIFGRGGEEVEHLRAAGIAVRVVNGITAGLAGMTLLGAPLTHRQHAHGVLFVTGHAKPGDADIDWRQLAATARDARLTLVIYMGMAGCARIQQQLLTGLPAHTPAVVIQHASLPQQRHALTSLGELHATVRREGLASPSVIVIGDVVRGVAAALPDSALAPQISAAMA; the protein is encoded by the coding sequence ATGACCCTCCCTGTCCCCCGCCCACAACCCGGCAGTTGCACCCTGGTTGGCGCCGGCCCGGGTGACCCGCAGTTGCTCACGCTCCAGGCGCTGAAGGCCATCCAGGCGGCCACCCTGCTGCTGATCGATGACCTGGTGAGCGAGGCCGTCGTGGCCCTGGCCCCGGCAGGCGCGCGCACCGTGCCGGTGGGCAAGCGCGGCGGCGGCCTCAGCACGCCCCAGGCCTTCATCGAAAAGCTGATGATCAAGGCCGTGCACAGGGGCGAGCACGTGGTGCGCCTGAAGGGCGGCGACCCCTTCATCTTCGGCCGCGGGGGCGAGGAGGTGGAGCACCTGCGCGCAGCGGGCATCGCCGTGCGGGTGGTCAACGGCATCACCGCCGGCCTGGCCGGCATGACGCTGCTGGGCGCGCCGCTGACGCACCGCCAGCACGCCCACGGCGTGCTGTTTGTCACCGGCCACGCCAAGCCCGGCGATGCGGACATCGACTGGCGGCAGCTGGCCGCCACGGCGCGGGATGCGCGCCTGACACTCGTCATCTACATGGGCATGGCCGGCTGCGCCCGCATCCAGCAGCAATTGCTGACCGGCCTGCCCGCGCACACACCGGCGGTGGTGATCCAGCACGCCAGCCTGCCGCAGCAGCGCCACGCGCTCACCAGCCTGGGTGAACTGCACGCCACCGTGCGCCGCGAGGGGCTGGCCAGCCCCTCGGTGATCGTGATCGGCGACGTGGTACGCGGCGTGGCGGCCGCCTTACCGGACAGCGCCCTGGCGCCTCAGATCAGCGCCGCGATGGCCTGA
- a CDS encoding formate/nitrite transporter family protein — MAYLAPSEFVTLMVDTGESKIRMSMRDTLIRAYMAGAILALAAVFAVSASVTSGSALIGALLFPVGVCMLYLLGFDLLTGVFMLTPLAWLDKRPGVTVQGILRNWGLVFVGNFLGALTVAAMMAFIFTYGFSVAPNEIGQKIGHIGEARTLGYAKYGLMGWLTIFLRGVLCNWMVSTGVVGAMISTTVSGKVIAMWMPIMLFYAMGFEHSVVNMFLFPSGLMMGGQFSILDYFLWNEIPVVLGNLLGGIAFTGLTLYTTHARTAPKRKLA; from the coding sequence ATGGCCTATCTCGCGCCGTCCGAATTTGTCACGCTGATGGTGGACACCGGTGAATCCAAGATCCGCATGTCCATGCGCGACACCCTGATCCGCGCCTACATGGCCGGCGCCATCCTGGCGCTGGCGGCGGTGTTTGCCGTCAGCGCCTCGGTCACCAGCGGCTCGGCGCTGATCGGCGCGCTGCTGTTTCCGGTGGGCGTGTGCATGCTCTACCTGCTGGGCTTTGACCTGCTGACCGGGGTCTTCATGCTCACGCCCCTGGCCTGGCTGGACAAACGCCCAGGGGTCACGGTGCAAGGCATTCTGCGCAACTGGGGCCTGGTGTTCGTCGGCAACTTCCTGGGCGCACTCACCGTGGCCGCCATGATGGCCTTCATCTTCACCTACGGCTTTTCCGTCGCACCCAACGAGATCGGGCAGAAGATCGGCCACATCGGCGAAGCCCGCACGCTCGGCTACGCCAAATACGGACTGATGGGCTGGCTCACCATCTTCCTGCGCGGCGTGCTGTGCAACTGGATGGTGTCCACTGGCGTGGTCGGTGCCATGATTTCCACCACCGTCAGCGGCAAGGTGATTGCCATGTGGATGCCGATCATGCTGTTTTACGCCATGGGTTTCGAGCATTCGGTGGTCAACATGTTCCTTTTTCCCTCGGGCCTGATGATGGGAGGCCAGTTCTCGATCCTGGACTATTTTCTGTGGAACGAGATCCCCGTGGTGCTGGGCAACCTGCTGGGCGGCATCGCCTTCACGGGCCTGACGCTCTACACCACCCACGCGCGCACTGCACCCAAACGCAAGCTGGCCTGA
- the nirD gene encoding nitrite reductase small subunit NirD: MTTWTAICSLHDIPVLGARRVRRARGMDVAVFRTGADEVHALLDRCPHQGGPLSQGLVFGAHVACPLHNWSIGLADGRAAAPDEGCTPSFRVRLEHGQVYLDADELAGHAIDQAPPLSGPCRHHTAPA, encoded by the coding sequence ATGACCACCTGGACCGCCATCTGCTCCCTCCACGACATCCCCGTGCTCGGCGCGCGCCGCGTGCGCCGAGCACGCGGCATGGACGTGGCTGTCTTTCGCACCGGCGCGGACGAGGTGCATGCCCTGCTCGACCGCTGCCCGCACCAAGGCGGCCCGCTGTCACAGGGCCTGGTGTTCGGCGCCCACGTGGCCTGCCCGCTGCACAACTGGAGCATCGGCCTGGCCGACGGCCGGGCCGCCGCGCCCGATGAAGGCTGCACGCCGAGCTTTCGCGTCCGGCTGGAGCACGGGCAGGTGTACCTCGACGCCGACGAACTGGCCGGCCACGCCATCGACCAGGCACCCCCGCTGTCCGGGCCCTGCCGGCACCACACCGCCCCGGCCTGA
- a CDS encoding NAD(P)/FAD-dependent oxidoreductase: protein MTQSRLVMVGNGMAGVRALEELLKIAPDRYDITVFGAEPHPNYNRILLSPVLAGEQTLQNIVLNDWGWYQEHGIRLHAGCTVTAVDRRHRIVRGETTDGQVIEAGYDRLVLATGSRPFILPIEGTGLQGVLAYRDMADTQAMIDAAARFRQAVVIGGGLLGLEAANGLMKRGMDVTVVHAGAWLMERQLDAVAGQLLQQSLAARGMRFLMQAQTQALLGEPDGGAAARVRAVRFADGSEVPAQLVVMAVGIRPNTALAEAMRLHVDRGIVVSDTLQTVTDARIYAVGECAAHRGVAYGLVAPLFEQGKVLANHLAELGIGQYQGSQTSTKLKVTGIDLFSAGNFQGGAGTEEIVLSDPRAEGGGVYKKLVLKNDRLVGACLYGDTVDGSWYFKLLRDGRSVADLRNRLLFGQSNMGDGGHQGQNKATTLADDDEVCGCNGVTKGQICKAIKDKGLFTLEEVRRHTKASASCGSCTGLVEQILMATAGGDYSATPKTKPLCACTDHGHQAVRDAIATHRLLTVAAVFAFMEWKTPNGCASCRPAINYYLISTWPKLARNDPQSRLVNERGHANIQKDGTYSVVPRMWGGETSAAELRRIADVVDKYRIPTVKVTGGQRIDLLGVKKEDLVNVWRDIGMPSGHAYAKALRTVKTCVGNQWCRMGTQDSTQLGKDLERALVGMDTPHKAKFAVSGCPRNCAESGIKDVGIVGVDSGWEMYIAGNGGIKTEVAQFFTKLRTAQEVLEYTGAFMQLYRLEGWYLERTVHYVGRVGLDHVKKRILDDAEGRRALWQQLQDALADVADPWFDPEPAAVDRRQFIPITPIAPG, encoded by the coding sequence GTGACGCAATCCAGACTGGTGATGGTGGGCAACGGCATGGCGGGTGTGCGCGCGCTGGAAGAGCTGCTGAAGATCGCGCCCGATCGGTACGACATCACGGTGTTCGGCGCCGAGCCGCACCCCAACTACAACCGCATCCTGCTGTCGCCCGTGCTGGCGGGCGAGCAGACGCTGCAAAACATCGTGCTCAACGACTGGGGCTGGTACCAGGAGCACGGCATCAGGCTGCACGCGGGCTGCACGGTGACGGCGGTGGATCGCCGCCACCGCATCGTGCGCGGCGAGACCACCGACGGCCAGGTCATCGAAGCAGGCTACGACCGGCTGGTGCTGGCCACGGGCTCGCGGCCCTTCATCCTGCCGATCGAGGGCACTGGGCTGCAGGGCGTGCTGGCCTATCGCGACATGGCCGACACCCAGGCCATGATCGACGCCGCCGCGCGCTTTCGCCAGGCCGTGGTCATCGGCGGCGGCCTGCTGGGCCTGGAGGCCGCCAACGGCCTGATGAAGCGCGGCATGGACGTCACCGTGGTGCACGCCGGCGCCTGGTTGATGGAGCGCCAGCTCGACGCCGTGGCCGGCCAGCTGCTGCAGCAGTCGCTGGCCGCGCGCGGCATGCGCTTCTTGATGCAGGCGCAAACGCAGGCGCTGCTGGGTGAGCCGGACGGCGGGGCGGCCGCTCGCGTGCGTGCGGTGCGCTTTGCCGACGGCAGCGAGGTGCCGGCCCAGCTGGTGGTGATGGCCGTGGGCATTCGCCCCAACACGGCATTGGCCGAGGCCATGCGCCTGCATGTGGATCGGGGCATCGTGGTCAGCGACACGCTGCAGACCGTCACCGATGCGCGCATCTACGCCGTGGGCGAGTGCGCGGCGCACCGCGGCGTGGCCTACGGCCTGGTGGCGCCCCTGTTCGAGCAGGGCAAGGTGCTGGCCAACCACCTGGCCGAGCTGGGCATCGGGCAATACCAGGGCTCGCAGACCTCAACCAAGCTGAAGGTGACGGGGATCGACCTGTTCTCGGCGGGTAACTTTCAGGGGGGCGCGGGCACGGAGGAAATCGTGCTCAGCGACCCTCGTGCCGAAGGCGGCGGCGTGTACAAGAAGCTGGTGCTCAAGAACGACCGGCTGGTGGGCGCCTGCCTGTATGGCGACACGGTGGACGGCAGTTGGTACTTCAAGCTGCTGCGCGACGGGCGCAGCGTGGCCGACCTGCGCAACCGGTTGCTGTTTGGCCAGTCCAACATGGGCGACGGCGGCCATCAGGGCCAGAACAAGGCCACCACCCTGGCCGACGACGACGAGGTTTGCGGCTGCAACGGCGTGACCAAGGGCCAGATCTGCAAGGCAATCAAGGACAAGGGCCTGTTCACGCTGGAGGAGGTGCGCCGGCACACCAAGGCCAGCGCCAGTTGCGGCTCGTGCACCGGCCTGGTCGAGCAGATCCTGATGGCCACCGCCGGCGGCGACTATTCGGCCACGCCCAAGACCAAGCCCTTGTGCGCCTGCACCGACCACGGCCACCAAGCCGTGCGCGACGCCATCGCCACGCACCGGTTGCTGACGGTGGCTGCGGTGTTCGCGTTCATGGAATGGAAGACCCCCAACGGCTGCGCCAGCTGCCGCCCGGCCATCAACTACTACCTGATCAGCACCTGGCCGAAACTGGCCCGCAACGACCCGCAAAGCCGCCTGGTCAACGAGCGCGGCCACGCCAACATCCAGAAGGACGGCACCTACAGCGTCGTGCCACGCATGTGGGGCGGCGAGACTTCGGCCGCCGAGCTGCGCCGCATCGCCGACGTGGTGGACAAGTACCGAATCCCGACGGTGAAGGTGACGGGTGGCCAGCGCATCGACCTGCTGGGCGTGAAGAAGGAAGACCTCGTCAACGTCTGGCGCGACATCGGCATGCCCAGCGGCCACGCCTACGCCAAGGCGCTGCGCACCGTCAAGACCTGCGTGGGCAACCAGTGGTGCCGCATGGGCACGCAAGACAGCACGCAGCTGGGCAAGGACCTGGAGCGCGCCCTGGTCGGCATGGATACGCCGCACAAGGCCAAGTTCGCCGTCAGCGGCTGCCCGCGCAACTGTGCCGAGAGCGGCATCAAGGACGTGGGCATCGTCGGCGTGGACTCGGGCTGGGAGATGTACATCGCCGGCAACGGCGGCATCAAGACCGAGGTGGCGCAGTTCTTCACCAAGCTGCGCACCGCCCAGGAGGTGCTGGAGTACACGGGTGCCTTCATGCAGCTGTACCGCCTGGAAGGCTGGTACCTGGAGCGCACCGTGCATTACGTGGGCCGCGTGGGCCTGGACCACGTGAAAAAGCGCATCCTGGACGACGCCGAAGGCCGCCGGGCGCTGTGGCAGCAGTTGCAGGACGCGCTGGCCGACGTGGCCGACCCCTGGTTCGATCCCGAACCGGCGGCGGTGGACCGGCGCCAGTTCATCCCGATCACACCCATCGCCCCTGGTTGA
- a CDS encoding MltA domain-containing protein, translating to MVHHTISTNSSSAPSASRISRVMARGLRVLAWAAIVGTLASCAVKPPAPTAPPAGAESPLPPLANVPDSLPTGPALQRPGSRWVPVRWADLPGFDQDATYEAWNAWIKSCERPPEPFRALCSEVRRLSLATPEEQRQWMRLRLQPYRVEPVGGGADAGLLTSYFEPVYQAARQPGGAYQVPVFASPPGLNARQPWYTRRDIDTRPEVRAQLAGSEIAWLADPVDAMILQIQGSGRLRVTEADGSQRLVRLAFAGTNNQPYRSPGGWLLGQGAIQDATWPGIKAWLAAHPERLQDFLWSNPRVVFFREQALSALDEQFGPRGAQGVALTPGRSIAVDPQSIPYGTPVWLVSSGPVASLQRLVLAQDTGSAIRGAVRADYFAGWGAEAGDFAGRMKQPLKLWALWPK from the coding sequence ATGGTCCACCACACCATCAGCACAAACAGCAGCAGCGCGCCCAGCGCCTCGAGAATCAGCAGGGTCATGGCCAGGGGACTTCGAGTTCTTGCATGGGCTGCCATTGTAGGAACGCTGGCCAGCTGCGCCGTTAAGCCGCCGGCGCCCACGGCCCCCCCGGCCGGCGCCGAGTCACCGCTGCCCCCGCTGGCCAACGTGCCCGACAGCCTGCCCACCGGCCCCGCGCTGCAGCGCCCGGGCAGCCGCTGGGTGCCGGTGCGCTGGGCCGACCTGCCGGGGTTCGACCAGGACGCTACCTACGAGGCCTGGAACGCCTGGATCAAGAGCTGCGAGCGCCCGCCCGAGCCCTTCCGGGCGCTGTGCAGCGAGGTGCGCCGCCTGTCGCTGGCCACGCCCGAGGAGCAGCGCCAGTGGATGCGCCTGCGCCTGCAGCCCTACCGCGTGGAGCCTGTGGGCGGCGGCGCCGACGCCGGCCTGCTGACCAGCTATTTCGAGCCCGTGTACCAGGCCGCGCGCCAGCCCGGCGGCGCCTACCAGGTGCCCGTCTTCGCCTCGCCCCCCGGCCTGAATGCGCGCCAGCCCTGGTACACGCGGCGCGACATCGACACCCGCCCCGAGGTGCGCGCGCAGCTGGCCGGCAGCGAGATCGCCTGGCTGGCCGACCCGGTGGACGCCATGATCCTGCAGATCCAGGGCTCGGGCCGCCTGCGCGTGACCGAGGCCGACGGCAGCCAGCGCCTGGTGCGCCTGGCCTTTGCCGGCACCAACAACCAGCCCTACCGCAGCCCCGGCGGCTGGCTGCTGGGCCAGGGCGCCATCCAGGACGCCACCTGGCCTGGCATCAAGGCCTGGCTGGCCGCGCACCCCGAGCGCCTGCAGGATTTCCTGTGGAGCAACCCGCGCGTGGTGTTCTTTCGCGAGCAGGCGCTGAGCGCGCTGGACGAGCAGTTCGGCCCCCGGGGCGCGCAGGGCGTGGCGCTCACGCCCGGGCGCTCGATCGCCGTCGACCCGCAGAGCATCCCCTACGGCACGCCGGTGTGGCTGGTCTCCAGCGGCCCGGTGGCCAGCCTGCAGCGCCTGGTGCTGGCGCAGGACACCGGCAGCGCCATCCGCGGCGCCGTGCGCGCCGACTACTTTGCCGGCTGGGGCGCCGAGGCGGGCGACTTCGCGGGCCGCATGAAGCAGCCCTTGAAGCTGTGGGCCCTATGGCCGAAATGA
- the tsaB gene encoding tRNA (adenosine(37)-N6)-threonylcarbamoyltransferase complex dimerization subunit type 1 TsaB: MNLLAFDTSTEQLSIGVQRGARQWLHAGAGGAQASGTLIPTALRLLAEAGLELAALDAIAFGRGPGSFTGLRTACAVAQGLALGAAVPVLPVDTLLAVAEDARAAHGGTQVLALLDARMDQVYAQPWAWTAGGGWSALGEASVGAPEALALTAGPAAPWVLAGNAFAAYGARLPAALQALPRHAAAPSARALLDLAPALLAAGRALPAEQALPLYVRDKVAQTTAERAAAVAR; this comes from the coding sequence ATGAACCTCCTGGCCTTCGACACCAGCACCGAGCAGCTGTCCATCGGCGTGCAGCGCGGCGCGCGGCAGTGGCTGCACGCGGGCGCCGGCGGCGCGCAGGCCTCGGGCACGCTGATCCCCACCGCGCTGCGCCTGCTGGCCGAGGCGGGCCTCGAGCTGGCTGCGCTGGACGCCATCGCTTTCGGGCGCGGGCCGGGCTCGTTCACCGGCCTGCGCACCGCCTGCGCCGTGGCGCAGGGGCTGGCCCTGGGCGCCGCCGTGCCGGTGCTGCCCGTCGACACCCTGCTGGCGGTGGCCGAGGACGCGCGCGCCGCCCACGGCGGCACGCAGGTGCTGGCGCTGCTGGACGCGCGCATGGACCAGGTCTACGCCCAGCCCTGGGCGTGGACGGCCGGCGGCGGCTGGTCGGCGCTGGGCGAGGCCAGCGTGGGCGCGCCCGAGGCCCTGGCCCTGACGGCCGGGCCGGCGGCGCCCTGGGTGCTGGCCGGCAACGCCTTCGCCGCCTACGGCGCGCGCCTGCCGGCCGCGCTGCAAGCCTTGCCGCGGCACGCCGCCGCGCCCAGCGCGCGCGCCCTGCTGGACCTGGCGCCGGCCCTGCTGGCCGCCGGCCGAGCGCTGCCGGCCGAGCAGGCGCTGCCGCTGTACGTGCGCGACAAGGTGGCGCAAACTACAGCGGAACGCGCCGCAGCGGTCGCGCGCTGA
- the rimI gene encoding ribosomal protein S18-alanine N-acetyltransferase: MSALPRPPAPDALPQPPGAARFAPLSAAHLDAVHAIEQAVYSHPWSRGNFSDSVAAGYLAQCLLVGDALAGYFVAMAGYREVHLLNITVAPAYQHQGWARAMLDALALWSRWHQAEWLWLEVRASNRRAQHVYRQHGFAQVGLRKAYYPAGRGQREDAVVMNLRLSEGEAP, translated from the coding sequence ATGAGCGCCCTGCCCCGTCCGCCCGCCCCTGACGCGCTGCCCCAGCCGCCGGGGGCGGCGCGCTTCGCGCCCCTGTCGGCCGCGCACCTGGACGCGGTGCACGCCATCGAGCAGGCCGTCTACAGCCACCCCTGGTCGCGCGGCAACTTCAGCGACAGCGTGGCGGCCGGCTACCTGGCGCAGTGCCTGCTGGTCGGCGACGCGCTGGCGGGCTACTTCGTCGCCATGGCGGGCTACCGCGAGGTGCATTTGCTCAACATCACCGTGGCGCCGGCGTATCAGCACCAGGGCTGGGCGCGCGCCATGCTTGATGCGCTGGCGCTGTGGTCGCGCTGGCACCAGGCCGAGTGGCTGTGGCTGGAGGTGCGCGCCAGCAACCGGCGCGCCCAGCACGTCTACCGCCAGCACGGCTTCGCCCAGGTCGGCCTGCGCAAGGCCTACTACCCCGCCGGCCGTGGTCAGCGCGAGGATGCGGTGGTGATGAACCTGCGCCTGAGCGAGGGAGAGGCGCCATGA
- a CDS encoding uracil-DNA glycosylase, translating into MRQRAMLAEMGVRLWAPQPKAPAAVSEEAPSDQAVAPTPSAAPAPPARARIAPPAGDLAPSSRPAGVEAMDWDALQAAVAGCRACGLCAGRTQAVFGVGSRTAGWMVVGEAPGETEDRLGEPFVGAAGKLLDNMLAAIGLSRQAGDTIESIADGADSTGASGPNGLKRGVYIANVIKCRPPGNRNPLPEEVAQCEPYLRRQVALVRPRIILALGRFAVQSLLNTTEPIGRLRGRVHQYQGVPVIVSYHPAYLLRALPEKAKAWQDLCLALATAQQGADAAAAP; encoded by the coding sequence ATGCGCCAGCGTGCGATGTTGGCCGAGATGGGCGTGCGACTGTGGGCGCCCCAGCCCAAGGCGCCTGCGGCCGTGAGCGAAGAAGCGCCGTCCGACCAGGCGGTGGCGCCCACGCCCTCGGCCGCGCCGGCACCGCCCGCGCGCGCCCGCATCGCGCCGCCCGCGGGCGACTTGGCGCCCAGCTCCCGCCCCGCCGGTGTCGAGGCCATGGACTGGGACGCGCTGCAGGCCGCCGTGGCCGGCTGCCGCGCCTGCGGCCTGTGCGCCGGCCGCACGCAGGCGGTGTTCGGCGTGGGCAGCCGCACCGCCGGCTGGATGGTGGTGGGCGAGGCGCCGGGCGAGACCGAGGACCGCCTGGGCGAGCCCTTCGTCGGCGCGGCCGGCAAGCTGCTGGACAACATGCTGGCGGCCATCGGCCTGTCGCGCCAGGCCGGCGATACTATTGAATCGATAGCTGATGGGGCTGATTCGACGGGGGCCAGTGGCCCAAATGGCTTGAAACGCGGGGTCTACATCGCCAACGTCATCAAATGCCGCCCGCCGGGCAATCGCAACCCGCTGCCCGAGGAGGTGGCGCAGTGCGAGCCCTACCTGCGCCGCCAGGTGGCGCTGGTGCGCCCGCGCATCATCCTGGCCCTGGGGCGCTTCGCGGTGCAGTCGCTGCTGAACACCACCGAGCCCATCGGCCGCCTGCGCGGGCGCGTGCACCAATACCAAGGCGTGCCCGTCATCGTCAGCTACCACCCGGCCTACCTGCTGCGCGCCCTGCCCGAAAAAGCCAAGGCCTGGCAGGACCTGTGCCTGGCGCTGGCCACCGCACAGCAGGGGGCGGACGCCGCCGCGGCGCCATGA
- a CDS encoding MFS transporter produces MTAAAAPAPAAPRRHWVLAGLMAMMLLAAMDTNIVATAIPQIVGDLGGLALVSWVFSIYVLAQTVTIPIYGKLADLLGRKPVLVGGALIFLAGSAACSLAWSMHALIVFRGLQGLGAGAVMATVNTLAGDLYEVHERGAVQGWLSSMWGMAAIAGPLLGGAFAQYASWHWIFLVNLPIGVLALGLIGRFLHERRQPRRPRIDWAGAALVLLALGALIVALLEGGQAWAWGSAPSLALLAAAALALAALVWVEGRAAEPVMPGWLWRDRALAGSNLVMIAMGLAMMAPSIYLPTLLQSVQGLGAIAAGLVLASLSLGWPVASALSARLYLRIGYRDTALLGAALALAAALGFRALPQPQPVWAVVLDQLVLGAGFGLLSTALLVGAQSVVGWQQRGVVTGGNMFARYLGQSLGAAVFGAVFNHAVGQRLAQAPQALRGQGLAGVDSVLALLQGGAAPAAVRDWLKAALAAATSDLYVGMAVAAVFMALVLLAVPRRFAMDGAAPRSG; encoded by the coding sequence ATGACCGCCGCCGCGGCACCGGCCCCCGCCGCGCCCCGGCGCCACTGGGTGCTGGCCGGCCTGATGGCCATGATGCTGCTGGCCGCCATGGACACCAACATCGTGGCCACCGCCATCCCGCAGATCGTGGGCGACCTGGGCGGCCTGGCCCTGGTGAGCTGGGTGTTCTCGATCTACGTGCTGGCGCAGACCGTGACCATCCCCATCTACGGCAAGCTGGCCGACCTGCTGGGCCGCAAGCCGGTGCTGGTCGGCGGCGCCCTGATCTTCCTGGCCGGCTCGGCGGCCTGCTCGCTGGCCTGGAGCATGCACGCGCTGATCGTGTTCCGCGGCCTGCAGGGCCTGGGCGCGGGCGCGGTGATGGCCACCGTCAATACCCTGGCGGGCGATCTGTACGAGGTGCACGAGCGCGGCGCGGTGCAGGGCTGGCTGTCCAGCATGTGGGGCATGGCGGCCATTGCCGGGCCGCTGCTGGGCGGCGCGTTTGCCCAGTACGCCAGCTGGCACTGGATCTTCCTGGTCAACCTGCCGATCGGCGTGCTGGCGCTGGGCCTGATCGGGCGCTTTCTGCACGAGCGGCGCCAGCCGCGTCGCCCGCGCATCGACTGGGCCGGCGCGGCCCTGGTGCTGCTGGCGCTGGGCGCGCTGATCGTGGCGCTGCTGGAGGGCGGGCAGGCCTGGGCCTGGGGCTCGGCGCCCTCGCTGGCGTTGCTGGCCGCCGCCGCGCTGGCGCTGGCGGCGCTGGTGTGGGTGGAGGGGCGCGCGGCCGAGCCGGTGATGCCCGGCTGGCTGTGGCGCGACCGCGCGCTGGCCGGCTCCAACCTGGTGATGATCGCCATGGGCCTGGCCATGATGGCGCCCAGCATCTACCTGCCCACCCTGCTGCAGTCGGTGCAGGGCCTGGGCGCCATCGCCGCCGGCCTGGTGCTGGCCAGCCTGAGCCTGGGCTGGCCCGTGGCCTCGGCGCTGTCGGCGCGGCTGTACCTGCGCATCGGCTATCGCGACACGGCGCTGCTGGGCGCCGCGCTGGCGCTGGCGGCGGCGCTGGGCTTTCGCGCCCTCCCGCAGCCGCAGCCGGTGTGGGCCGTGGTGCTGGACCAGCTGGTGCTGGGCGCGGGCTTCGGCCTGCTGTCCACCGCGCTGCTGGTGGGCGCGCAGTCGGTGGTGGGCTGGCAGCAGCGCGGCGTGGTCACCGGCGGCAACATGTTTGCGCGCTACCTGGGGCAAAGCCTGGGGGCGGCGGTGTTCGGCGCCGTGTTCAACCACGCCGTGGGCCAGCGGCTGGCGCAGGCGCCGCAGGCACTGCGCGGCCAGGGGCTGGCGGGCGTCGACTCGGTGCTGGCGCTGCTGCAGGGCGGCGCCGCGCCGGCGGCGGTGCGGGACTGGCTGAAGGCCGCGCTGGCGGCCGCTACCAGCGATCTGTACGTCGGCATGGCCGTGGCCGCCGTCTTCATGGCGCTGGTGCTGCTGGCGGTGCCGCGGCGCTTTGCCATGGACGGCGCTGCGCCGCGCTCAGGCTGA